One segment of Nostoc piscinale CENA21 DNA contains the following:
- a CDS encoding ferritin-like domain-containing protein: MTVTYPRKFQDNLSARDILKRVVSDRELHLMTLNRYRYSEQRSCKDLTEVIERLDGQPRELIQDLSHHIAEEARHAMWLTDLLIDLGANIGNPPGMPYIDEFEWLLDKNTHDPKTNLDDSIIAAMAAINITEKRGCEYFSAHIYALKQAPQTEENIKIRETIEKILPEEAGHVRWGNRWLGKIADKSPEHRQKVEQAKRKYAAIEQAAYESGMDITLGAELRRVTRLVEVANTMPLWERPQYLMERLPQALLAPELQFTRIQAAQKAWQRNPQEFMEKFVPMFINGIKKSEIETQKTKV; the protein is encoded by the coding sequence ATGACAGTTACTTATCCACGGAAATTTCAGGATAATCTAAGTGCGAGAGATATCTTAAAACGGGTAGTAAGCGATCGCGAACTACACCTCATGACCCTAAATCGCTACCGTTACAGTGAACAGCGCAGTTGCAAAGACCTCACAGAAGTCATTGAACGGCTAGACGGACAGCCACGAGAACTCATCCAAGATTTATCCCATCACATCGCCGAGGAAGCGCGTCATGCTATGTGGTTAACCGATTTATTAATCGATTTGGGCGCGAATATCGGAAATCCCCCTGGAATGCCTTATATTGATGAATTTGAATGGCTGCTCGATAAGAATACCCATGATCCTAAAACCAATTTGGATGACAGCATAATTGCGGCTATGGCAGCAATTAACATTACTGAAAAACGCGGCTGTGAGTATTTCTCTGCTCATATTTATGCCTTAAAGCAAGCACCACAGACCGAAGAAAATATCAAAATCCGCGAAACCATAGAAAAAATTCTGCCAGAAGAAGCCGGACACGTCCGTTGGGGAAACCGTTGGTTAGGCAAAATTGCCGATAAAAGTCCAGAACATCGGCAAAAAGTCGAGCAAGCCAAGCGTAAATATGCAGCGATAGAACAGGCTGCTTATGAGTCAGGGATGGATATTACTCTGGGTGCAGAACTTCGACGGGTGACAAGACTGGTAGAAGTAGCAAACACTATGCCACTCTGGGAACGTCCCCAATACCTAATGGAACGCTTACCCCAAGCCTTACTTGCCCCTGAATTGCAATTTACCAGAATTCAAGCAGCACAAAAAGCTTGGCAGCGTAACCCACAAGAGTTTATGGAGAAGTTTGTGCCAATGTTTATCAACGGCATCAAAAAGAGCGAGATAGAAACACAGAAAACTAAAGTTTAA